In the Loxodonta africana isolate mLoxAfr1 chromosome 1, mLoxAfr1.hap2, whole genome shotgun sequence genome, one interval contains:
- the TAAR1 gene encoding trace amine-associated receptor 1, whose translation MMSFCHDVINVSCVKSNWSNDTRATLYSLMVLVILTTLVGNLIVIISVSHFKQLHTPTNWLIHSMATVDFLLGCLVMPYSMVRSVEHCWYFGEVFCKIHTSTDIMLSSASIFHLSFISIDRYYAVCDPLRYKARISILVILVMIFISWSVPAIFAFGMIFLELNVKGAEEIYYKHVHCIGGCSVFFGKTPGVLAFMTSFYIPGSIMLCIYYRIYFIAKRQARSINNANQKFQIGLEEKNGISQSKERKAAKTLGIVMGVFLICWCPFFVCTVTDPFVEYTIPPTLNDVLIWFGYLNSTFNPMVYAFFYPWFRRALKMILLGNIFQKDSSRCKLLSESNP comes from the coding sequence ATGATGTCCTTTTGCCACGATGTAATTAATGTTTCTTGTGTGAAGAGCAACTGGTCAAATGACACCCGTGCTACCCTGTACAGTTTAATGGTGCTTGTAATTCTGACCACACTGGTTGGCAATCTGATAGTTATTATTTCTGTATCCCACTTCAAGCAACTTCATACCCCAACTAATTGGCTCATTCATTCCATGGCCACCGTAGACTTTCTGCTGGGCTGCCTGGTCATGCCCTACAGCATGGTGAGATCTGTTGAGCACTGCTGGTATTTTGGAGAAGTCTTCTGTAAAATTCACACCAGCACTGATATTATGCTGAGCTCAGCATCCATTTTCCACTTGTCCTTCATTTCCATTGATCGCTACTATGCTGTGTGTGACCCATTGAGATACAAAGCCAGGATCAGTATCCTGGTTATTTTGGTGATGATCTTCATCAGTTGGAGTGTCCCTGCTATTTTTGCATTTGGAATGATCTTCCTGGAACTAAATGTCAAAGGAGCTGAGGAGATATATTACAAACACGTTCACTGCATAGGGGGTTGCTCTGTCTTCTTTGGCAAAACACCTGGGGTATTGGCCTTCATGACTTCTTTCTATATTCCCGGGTCTATTATGTTGTGTATCTATTATAGAATATATTTCATAGCTAAACGGCAGGCAAGATCAATTAACAATGCAAATCAGAAGTTTCAAATTGGATTGGAAGAGAAAAATGGAATCTCACAAAGCAAAGAACGGAAAGCTGCAAAGACATTAGGGATTGTGATGGGGGTGTTTCTGATATGCTGGTGCCCTTTCTTTGTCTGCACAGTCACAGATCCTTTTGTGGAGTACACTATCCCACCCACCTTGAATGACGTATTGATTTGGTTTGGCTACTTGAACTCTACCTTCAATCCAATGGTGTATGCTTTTTTCTATCCCTGGTTCAGAAGGGCATTGAAGATGATTTTACTTGGTAACATTTTCCAAAAGGATTCATCTAGGTGCAAATTACTTTCAGAATCAAATCCATAG